GTTCATAGATCGCCTTCTGCTCGGGCGAGAACTTGCCGTTGACCGGCCAGGTCCGGGTGATATCGCTGGCGTAGCAGTCGATTTCACAACCGGCGTCGATCAGCACCAGATCGCCATCCTTGAGCAGGGCGTCATTCTGTTGGTAGTGCAGGATGCAACTGTTGCGCCCCGCCGCGACGATGGAACCATAAGCTGGCATCTTCGCCCCGCCCTTGCGGAACTCGTAATCCAGCTCGGCCTCCAGACTGAACTCGTGCAATCCGGGGCGACTGGCCTGCATGGCGCGGATATGGGCCTGGGCGGATATCCGTGCGGCTTCGCGCATCACCTTCACTTCCGCCGCCGATTTATACAGGCGCATGTCGTGCAGCAGATGATCCAGGGCAACGAATTCGTTCGGCGGCTGGGCGCCAAGGTGCGCTTTAGAGCGGATCACGTTGATCCACTCCATCAAATGACGATCGAATTCAGGGTTGCTGCCCATGGCCGAATAGACCCGGTCGCGACCTTCGATCAGGCCCGGGAGAATGTCGTCGATGTCGGTGATGGGGAACGCATCGTCCGCGCCATAGTCGCGAATCGCGCCTTCCTGGCCTGCCCGCAGGCCATCCCAGAGCTCGCGCTCGGCATTGCGCTCGCGGCAGAACAGCACGTACTCGCCATGCTCGCGACCGGGCATGAGCACAATCACGGCCTGGGGCTCGGGGAAGCCGCTGAGGTACTGAAAATCGCTGTCCTGGCGGTAGACATGCTCCACATCGCGGTTGC
This genomic stretch from Pseudomonas sp. Os17 harbors:
- the pepP gene encoding Xaa-Pro aminopeptidase, coding for MIHIPKTEYSRRRKALMAQMEPNSIAILPAAAVAIRNRDVEHVYRQDSDFQYLSGFPEPQAVIVLMPGREHGEYVLFCRERNAERELWDGLRAGQEGAIRDYGADDAFPITDIDDILPGLIEGRDRVYSAMGSNPEFDRHLMEWINVIRSKAHLGAQPPNEFVALDHLLHDMRLYKSAAEVKVMREAARISAQAHIRAMQASRPGLHEFSLEAELDYEFRKGGAKMPAYGSIVAAGRNSCILHYQQNDALLKDGDLVLIDAGCEIDCYASDITRTWPVNGKFSPEQKAIYELVLAAQEAAFAEIAPNKHWNQAHEATVRVITAGLVKLGLLEGAVDELIASEAYKAFYMHRAGHWLGMDVHDVGEYKVGGEWRVLEVGMALTVEPGIYISPDNQQVAKKWRGIGVRIEDDVVVTKQGCEILTGGVPKSVAEIEALMAAARVQAS